The segment GCATGGGTTGGAGCTTTCTGCGGCGCGGTGGGGGGATGGAGAAACGCGTGGGTCGAAAAGCTTCGTTTATGAGTGTTTTCTCATCTTGCACGTATTCCTCAGAATTCACATAGCTCACACTCAGATTCAATTTCAGTTTTTCCTCAGCACGCGCAGGTCTTGCTCAGCGTTCGCGGTCGTCACGGTTCCTTCGTTGTAGGTCGCCGTAGCGTGGTCGTGGTCCACGCGGTCGCTCTTCCTGGAACGCCGGTCGGGACGAGTCCGTCGGGGGTGACACGGAATATGCGCGGAATCGCACAGACCCTCGTCCTCATGGGCGCGACACGCGCTGCTCAGCTGAGTGAGCTGCTCGCGGAGCACGGCGAGAGCGACGAGTTCATGCGCCAGCTGGTCGATCGGGGTCTGGTCACGCCCACGCAGCTCAGCGAGGCGATCGCGCGCCACACCGGTCATCGCTTCGTCGACATCAACGCCGCTCAGCTCGACGCCGGCGTGGTCGGGATCATCCCCGGGAGCCTCTGCCGCAAGTACGAGGTGCTGCCCATCGACCGCCACGGCGACCGCATCGTCCTGGCGATGGTGAATCCCACCGACATCATCGCCCTCGACGACGTGGCGACGCTCACCGATCTCCAGGTCGAACCTGTCGTCGTCGCCTCGGATGCCCTGCAGTCGGCGTTCCAGCGGTACGTCCGCTCCGATGAGGAGCTCTCCGACCTCTCCGCCACCCTCGAAGAGAGTGCGTCGACGACGCAGGTCGCGACCGAGAGCATCGACGAGCAGGACAGCGACGCCCCCATCGTCCGGTTCGTCAACCTGCTCATCACGCAGGCGATCGATGATCGCGCCAGCGACATCCACGTCGAGCCCGGCGAGACGCACCTCATGGTCCGCTACCGCATCGACGGGGTCCTCCACCAGATGCAGCGGGCCGATCGCAACATCCAGGACGGCGTGATCTCGCGGCTGAAGATCATGGCCGCGATCGACATCGCCGAGCGTCGCCGTCCGCAGGACGGCCGGCTCTCGGTGTCGCACGACGGGCGCAAAGTCGATCTGCGCGTGGCCACGCTGCCGACCGTGTGGGGCGAGAAGATCGTCATGCGCATCCTCGACACGACGGCCGTCAGCCTCTCGCTCGGCGACCTGCGGATGGGTCCGGAGAACCTCGGTCGATTCCGGTCGGCGATCTCCCGTCCCCACGGCATGGTCCTGGTGACGGGGCCGACCGGGTCGGGCAAATCCACGACGCTGTACACGGCTCTGCGAGAGGTGTCGTCTCCGACCGTGAACGTCATCACGGTCGAAGACCCCGTCGAGTACCGGATGACCGGCATCAACCAGGTGCAGGTGAACACCAAGGCCGGCCTCACCTTCCAATCGGCGCTCCGCAGCATTCTGCGCGCCGACCCCGACGTCGTTCTGGTGGGTGAGATCCGCGACAGTGAGACCGCCATCATCTCCATCGAGGCGGCCCTCACCGGTCATCTCGTGCTGTCCACTCTGCACACCAACGACGCTCCGGGCGCGGTGGCGCGCCTCACCGAGATCGGCGCCGAGCCATACCTGGTCGCCACCGCCCTGTCCGCCGTCGTCGCCCAGCGGCTGGCGCGTCGGCTCTGTGTCACCTGCCGGGAGCCCTATCGGGAGGATCCGGTCGTGCTGCGGCGTCTGAACGTGCCGCACGACCCCGCCGACCCGCCTCTTCTCTACCGGGCCGCGGGATGTCCGGCGTGCTCGGGCACCGGCTACCGCGGTCGCGTCGGGGTGCACGAGGTCATGGCGATGACGGACGAGCTCGAAACGCTCGTCGTGCGGACGGCGACGGGCACCGAGATGCGCGAACTCGCCCTGGAGCAGGGGATGACGACGCTGCGCGACGACGGCTGGGCCAAGGTGCTCGAGGGGCTCACCACGATCGAGGAGGTTCTGCGTGTCACAGTCTGAGATGAGGATGTCGGGCGTCGGCCTGGCGGCCGAGGGCGCAGCGCCGCTCCTCGACGGCATCCTCCGCGAGGCGGCCGCGGCGGGAGCGTCGGACATCCATTTCTCCGCCGACGCCCCGCCGCTGCAGCGCCTCGACGGCGACCTCGTCGGCGTGCCGGGGTACCCGGACGCCCTGCCGGCGGCGACGCTCCTCGACGAGCTGCTCTCGACCATGGGACCGTCGCATCGTGAGGACTACCGCGCCTCGGGGGAGGTGGACCTGTCGTACCACGTCGCCGGCGTCGGGCGCTTCCGTGTCAACGTCTTCCGCCAGCTCGGTCAGGTGGCAGCGGCTTTCCGGCTCATCGCGTCCCGCGCCTACACGCTCGATGAGCTGGGCGCCCCGCCGATCGCGCGCGAGCTCGCGCTCCGCCCGCGCGGTCTCGTCCTGGTCACCGGTCCCACCGGGTCGGGCAAGTCGACCACGCTCACGGCGATGATCGACATCATCAACACCCTCGAGCCGGCGCACGTGGTCACGGTCGAAGACCCGATCGAGTTCGTCCACACCAGCCGCCGCTCGCTGATCCATCAACGCGAGGTCGGTTCCGACACCCGCTCGTTCGCGGAGGCCCTCCGGCGCGTGCTGCGTCAAGACCCCGACGTGATCCTCATCGGCGAGCTCCGCGACCCCGAATCCATCTCGACGGCGCTCACCGCGGCCGAGACCGGGCACCTCGTGCTGTCGACCCTCCACACGCAGGGAGCGGCCAAGAGCATCAACCGCATCGTGGACGCCTTTCCCGCTCATCAGCAGAATCAGGTGCGCAGCCAGCTCGGCGACACCCTGCAGGGCGTCATCAGCCAGACG is part of the Microbacterium sp. ET2 genome and harbors:
- a CDS encoding GspE/PulE family protein — protein: MRGIAQTLVLMGATRAAQLSELLAEHGESDEFMRQLVDRGLVTPTQLSEAIARHTGHRFVDINAAQLDAGVVGIIPGSLCRKYEVLPIDRHGDRIVLAMVNPTDIIALDDVATLTDLQVEPVVVASDALQSAFQRYVRSDEELSDLSATLEESASTTQVATESIDEQDSDAPIVRFVNLLITQAIDDRASDIHVEPGETHLMVRYRIDGVLHQMQRADRNIQDGVISRLKIMAAIDIAERRRPQDGRLSVSHDGRKVDLRVATLPTVWGEKIVMRILDTTAVSLSLGDLRMGPENLGRFRSAISRPHGMVLVTGPTGSGKSTTLYTALREVSSPTVNVITVEDPVEYRMTGINQVQVNTKAGLTFQSALRSILRADPDVVLVGEIRDSETAIISIEAALTGHLVLSTLHTNDAPGAVARLTEIGAEPYLVATALSAVVAQRLARRLCVTCREPYREDPVVLRRLNVPHDPADPPLLYRAAGCPACSGTGYRGRVGVHEVMAMTDELETLVVRTATGTEMRELALEQGMTTLRDDGWAKVLEGLTTIEEVLRVTV
- a CDS encoding type IV pilus twitching motility protein PilT, with product MSQSEMRMSGVGLAAEGAAPLLDGILREAAAAGASDIHFSADAPPLQRLDGDLVGVPGYPDALPAATLLDELLSTMGPSHREDYRASGEVDLSYHVAGVGRFRVNVFRQLGQVAAAFRLIASRAYTLDELGAPPIARELALRPRGLVLVTGPTGSGKSTTLTAMIDIINTLEPAHVVTVEDPIEFVHTSRRSLIHQREVGSDTRSFAEALRRVLRQDPDVILIGELRDPESISTALTAAETGHLVLSTLHTQGAAKSINRIVDAFPAHQQNQVRSQLGDTLQGVISQTLLPRAQGGGRVIATEVLVSTPAVANLIRENQISQLYNAMQAGEAHGMHTLDQSLKHLVAEGEVAASVARHFLTDAHALDDVRVRPRDLDAEAWLAAAAPPAAAAASDDWSM